A single Phragmites australis chromosome 4, lpPhrAust1.1, whole genome shotgun sequence DNA region contains:
- the LOC133916136 gene encoding putative GTP diphosphokinase RSH1, chloroplastic, whose product MQTPPTAASASSLECVSSCRAASWKGGGRPYECSVLSCAWNAPRALTGALASTTQCSSCGHAEAGGGWRRRGRSRRSNKSLLHITLDEDINKGKLGYGPSAAYSESFVRSWSTLVDPTWRAYCYSSSESFNISPETLWEDLKSAVSYLQHEELNFVHDALKLAYEAHSGQKRRSGEPFIIHPVEVACILGEHELDWESIAAGLLHDTVEDTDVVTFERIENDFGATVCRIVEGETKVSKLGKLQCKSEGSSKQDLKAEDLRQMFLAMTEEVRVIIVKLADRLHNMRTLSHMPQHKQYAIAMETLQVFAPLAKLLGMYRIKSELEYLSFMYVNPTDFAELRKRVEDLYKAHEQELEEANRILRQKIVEDQFLDLVSVETDVRSVYKELYSIYKTTLKSKSSISEVNQVAQLRIIIKPKSCNGVGSLCTAQQICYHVLGLVHGIWTPIPQAVKDYIATPKPNGYQSLHTTVIPFLNESMLHLEVQIRTEDMDLIAERGIAAHYSGRGVVSGPVCAGISSGRNSNGKVICLNNTGFALRIGWLNAIREWQEEFVGNMSSREFVDTITRDLLGSRVFVFTPKGEIKNLPKGATVVDYAYLIHTEIGNKMIAAKVNGNLVSPIHLLANAEVVEIITYDKLSSKYAFQHHQQWLQHAKTRSARHKIMKFLREQAALSAAEITADTVNNFVADLEDESDSELSIPSNKKDNRKFNWERILSSDKLSFVNKNSDGFLPVNNVHPKINGKQNKTVKELGIKINDHSTIQGDSFSDLMHPGNSICKDVFPGVDHWKSGKISVWHNTEGNSIQWLCIACVDRKGMMAEVTSALTACGITICSCVAEVNKRRGMGLMLFHFEGSYENVVSACSSVDMILGVLGWSIGCSWCPLGVLEC is encoded by the exons ATGCAGACGCCGCCGACCGCCGCGTCTG CGTCGTCGCTGGAGTGCGTGAGCTCGTGCAGGGCGGCCTCGTGGAAGGGGGGTGGGAGGCCCTACGAATGCAGCGTGCTCTCTTGCGCGTGGAACGCACCGCGCGCTCTCACTGGCGCGCTTGCCAGCACCACGCAGTGCTCCTCCTGCGGCCACGCCGAGGCCGGAGGCGGGTGGAGGCGGCGCGGGCGGTCGCGACGGAGTAACAAATCG TTACTGCACATCACCTTGGATGAAGACATCAATAAAGGGAAATTGGGTTATGGTCCATCAGCTGCTTACTCTGAAAGTTTTGTCAGATCTTGGTCTACTCTGGTGGACCCAACATGGAGAGCTTACTGCTACTCGTCCTCTGAATCCTTCAACATCTCCCCAGAGACTTTGTGGGAG GATCTCAAATCAGCTGTCTCATATCTTCAACATGAAGAGTTAAACTTTGTGCATGACGCTTTGAAG TTGGCATATGAAGCGCACAGTGGACAAAAACGCCGAAGCGGAGAACCATTCATTATTCATCCTGTTGAAGTTGCGTGTATTCTTGGAGAGCAC GAGCTTGACTGGGAATCAATTGCTGCTGGTTTATTGCATGATACTGTTGAAGATACAGATGTGGTTACCTTCGAAAGAATAGAAAACGATTTCGGGGCAACCGTGTGCCGTATTGTTGAAGGGGAGACAAAG GTATCTAAGTTAGGAAAACTTCAGTGCAAAAGCGAGGGTAGTTCAAAACAGGATCTTAAAGCAGAAGACTTACGACAGATGTTTCTTGCCATGACAGAAGAG GTTCGTGTGATCATTGTCAAACTGGCAGACAGGTTGCATAACATGCGTACTCTCTCACATATGCCTCAGCACAAGCAG TATGCCATCGCCATGGAGACACTGCAGGTCTTTGCGCCTCTAGCAAAACTCCTTGGGATGTATCGAATAAAG TCTGAATTGGAATATCTATCCTTCATGTACGTGAACCCCACTGATTTCGCTGAACTAAGGAAAAGAGTTGAAGACTTGTACAAGGCCCATGAACAAGAATTGGAGGAG GCTAACAGAATTTTAAGGCAAAAGATTGTTGAGGATCAGTTTCTCGATCTTGTGAGCGTTGAAACAGATGTGCGCTCAGTTTACAAAGAACTCTACAG CATTTACAAAACTACTCTCAAATCCAAGAGTTCAATAAGTGAGGTAAACCAGGTTGCTCAG CTGCGAATCATCATAAAACCAAAATCCTGCAATGGTGTTGGGTCATTGTGCACTGCGCAACAG ATCTGCTATCATGTTCTTGGTCTTGTTCATGGCATTTGGACACCCATTCCTCAAGCT GTGAAAGATTACATTGCAACTCCAAAACCTAATGGCTACCAAAGTCTACACACTACAGTGATACCATTTCTTAATGAGAGTATGCTTCATTTGGAAGTTCAG ATAAGAACAGAAGATATGGATTTAATAGCAGAAAGAGGCATTGCTGCACATTACAGTGGAAGAGGGGTGGTTTCTGGACCTGTTTGCGCTGGAATATCAAGTGGAAGAAATTCCAATGGGAAAGTTATATGCCTGAACAACACAGGCTTTGCTCTGAGg ATTGGTTGGCTCAATGCGATCCGTGAATGGCAAGAAGAGTTTGTTGGTAATATGAGTTCTAGGGAATTTGTTGATACTATCACCCGAGATCTTCTGGGAAGCCGTGTCTTTGTGTTCACGCCTAAAGGCGAG ATTAAAAACCTGCCTAAGGGAGCCACTGTGGTTGATTATGCTTACCTGATCCATACTGAAATCGGCAACAAAATGATAGCAGCAAAG GTGAATGGCAATCTGGTTTCACCAATCCATTTACTTGCAAATGCTGAAGTAGTGGAGATCATAACTTACGAT AAATTATCCAGTAAGTATGCATTCCAGCATCACCAGCAGTGGCTACAGCACGCAAAAACTCGCAGCGCTAGACACAAAATAATGAAA TTCTTAAGGGAGCAAGCTGCTCTTTCTGCTGCTGAAATTACTGCCGACACAGTTAATAACTTTGTTGCTGATCTTGAAGATGAAAGTGACAGTGAGCTGTCAATTCCAAGCAATAAGAAGGATAATCGTAAATTCAACTGGGAGAGGATATTAAGTTCTGATAAATTATCCTTTGTCAACAAGAATAGCGATGGCTTTTTACCTGTTAATAATGTTCATCCAAAGATCAATGGGAAGCAAAACAAAACTGTTAAGGAACTGGGTATCAAAATTAATGATCATTCTACAATTCAAGGTGACAGCTTCAGTGATCTCATGCACCCTGGCAATTCCATCTGTAAGGATGTTTTCCCTGGTGTGGATCACTGGAAATCTGGTAAAATTTCTGTTTGGCATAATACAGAAGGCAACTCCATCCAATGGCTTTGCATAGCCTGTGTTGATCGAAAAG GGATGATGGCAGAAGTTACATCAGCTTTAACAGCCTGTGGAATTACCATATGTTCTTGTGTG